The sequence CGGAGATTTTTCTGCCGACTTCTCCGGGGCAGGCGCAGCCGGCTTTTCGCCTGCGGCCTCTGCCGTGTCGTCGGTCTTGTCCTTTGCCTCCGCCTTGGGGGCGGGGGCGTCCGCTGCGGCGGAGTCGTTGCCTTCGCCCTCGACCTCGATCTGGATGAATTTCGCGCCGATGGCGATCACGTCGCCCGGTTCGCCGCACAGCCAGACGACCTTGCCGGCAACGGTCGAGGGGATCTCGACCGCGGCCTTGTCGGTCATCACGGTGCCGAGCACATCCTCGTCCTGGACCTCGTCGCCGATGGCGACGTTCCACTCGGTAAGCTCGGCCTCGGCGATGCCTTCGCCGATATCGGGAAGGGTGATGGTGAAGATACCCATGGTCTCAGCCCTCCAGAACCTGCGCGAAGGCGCGCTTGATCCGCTCGGGACCCGGGAAATAGGTCCACTCCTGCGCATGCGGGTAGGGCGTGTCCCAGCCCGTCACGCGGACGATCGGCGCTTCCAGGTGATAGAAGCAGCTCTCCTGCACGGCGGCGCACAGCTCGGCGCCGAAGCCGGAGGTCTTGGTCGCCTCGTGGATGACGACGCAGCGTCCGGTCTTGCGCACCGAGGCCTCGATGGTCTCCAGGTCCAGCGGCAGCAGCGTGCGCAGGTCGATGATTTCCGCATCGACGCCCGCTTCCTCGGCCGCCGCCTGGGCGACATAGACCATGGTGCCGTAGGCCAGCACGGTCAGCGCCGAGCCCTCCCGGCGGATCTTCGCCTTGCCCAGCGGCACGGTGAAGTAGTCCTCGCTGACATCGCCGAGCTCGTGGTTCTTCCACGAGACGACGGGCCGGTCGTGATGGCCGTCGAAGGGACCGTTGTAGAGCCGCTTGGGCTCCAGGAAGATCACCGGATCCGGGTCCTCGATGGAGGCGAGCAGCAGGCCCTTGGCATCGCGCGGGTTGGACGGCACCACCACCTTCAGGCCGGCGACATGCGTGAACAGCGCTTCCGGGCTCTGGCTGTGGGTCTGGCCGCCGAAGATGCCGCCGCCGGTCGGCATGCGGATCACCATCGGGCAGGTGAACTGGCCGGCGGAGCGGTGGCGCATGCGTGCCGCCTCGCTGACGATCTGGTCGTAGGCCGGGTACATGTAGTCGGCGAACTGGATCTCGACGACCGGCTTCAGCCCGTAGGCGCACATGCCCACGGCGGCGCCGACGATGCCGTTCTCGCTGATCGGCGCGTCGAAGCAGCGGTTGCTGCCGTATTTCTTCTGCAGGCCGGCGGTGCAGCGGAACACGCCGCCGAAATAGCCGACATCCTCGCCGAACACGACGACCTGCTTTTCCCGGTCCATCGCAAGGTCATGGGCGTTGCGGATCGCCTCGATCATGGTCATGCGTGCCATGTCAGAACCCCGCTTCCTGGCGCTGGCGCTGGAGATGCGGCGGCATCTCAGCGTAGACATCGTCGAACATCGAACGCGGCGAGGGCTTCGGCCCGGAAATCAGGGTGCCGTTGGCCTCCGCCTTCTTCTGGCAGGCGCGCACCTCGTCGGTGATCTCGGCCAGCGCCTGGGTGTGGCGCTCCTCGGACCACTCGCCGATGGTGATGAGGTGCCGCTTCAGCCGGTCGATGGGCTCGCCGAGCGGCCAGGCGCTGAACTCCTCCTTCGAGCGGTAGGCGGACGGATCGTCCGAGGTCGAGTGGCCGCCGGCGCGGTAGGTGACGTGCTCGATCAGGGTCGGGCCGAGGCCCGAGCGGGCCCGCTCGGCTGCCCAGCTCGCCACCGCATGGACGGCGAGATAGTCGTTGCCGTCGACGCGGATCGAGGGGATGCCGAAGCCGTGGCCGCGCGCGGCGAAGGTGACGGCTCCGCCCCGCGCCACGCCCTGGAACGTCGAGATCGCCCACTGATTGTTGACGATGTTGAGGATCACCGGCGCCTTGTAGCTGGAGGCGAAGACCATCGCGGCGTGGAAGTCGCTCTCCGAGGTCGAGCCGTCGCCGATCCAGCCGGCGGCGATCTTCGTGTCGTTGGAGATCGCCGAGGCCATCGCCCAGCCCACCGCCTGGATGAACTGCGTGCCCAGGTTGCCGGAGATGGTGAAGAAGCCGTGGTCGCGCGCCGAGTACATCACCGGCAGCTGGCGGCCTTTCAGCGGGTCGGCGGCGTTGGAGTAGATCTGGTTCATCATGTCGGTCATGGGATAACCGCTTGCGATGAGCAAACCGGCCTGCCGGTAGGTGGGGAAGTGCATGTCGCCGTCCTGCAGCGCCATGTGGAAGGCGCAGGACACGGCTTCCTCGCCCAGATGCTGCATGTAGAAGCTGGTCTTGCCCTGGCGCTGCGCCTTCAGCATGCGCTCGTCGAACTGGCGCAGGGTCAGCATGTGGCGCAGGCCCGTACGCAGCGCCTCGGCGTCCAGCAGCCCGGCCCAGGGACCGACCGCCTCTCCGGCCTTGTTCAGCACGCGGACGACCGAAAAGGCCATGTCGCGCATGTCTTCCGGCGCCTCGTCGATGGCCGGCCGGCGCACCGCGCCGGCGCGCGGGATCTCGAAATCGGAGAAGTCCGGCGTGTCGCCCGGCCGGCAGCCGGGCTCCGGTACGTGAAGGGAAAGCGGTCGTGGAGCGGTCATGAAAACTCCTTCGTCGACAGTGTGCAATTCCGTTCGGCGCGCGGTCCGCGCACCGCGGCGGGGCAATCAGGAACGGTCGCGCTCGGCCAGCATGGCACGGGCAACGATCACACGCATGATCTCGTTGGTGCCTTCCAGGATCTGGTGCACGCGCAGGTCGCGGACAATCTTCTCGATCCCGTAATCCTCGAGATAGCCGTAGCCGCCCAGCATCTGCAGCGCGTCGTTGGCGACGCGGAACGCGGTATCGGTGACGAAGCGTTTGGCCATGGCGCAATGCTTGGTCGCGTCGCTTGCGCCCTGGTCCAGCTTCCACGCGGCCTGGCGCAGGAACGCGCGCGATGCCTGCAGCTCGATCTCCATGTCGGCGAGGCGGAACTGCAGCCCCTGGAACTGGTCGATCGTCTTGCCGAAGGCCTTGCGCTCGCCCATGTAGCGGGTCGCCGCGGTGAGCGCGCCCTGCGCGCCGCCGAGTGCGCAGGCGGCGATGTTGAGCCGGCCGCCGTCGAGGCCCTTCATGGCATAGGCAAAGCCCTTGCCTTCCTCGCCGAGCAGGTTTTCCGCCGGCACCGTGCAGTCGTCGAACTGCACCTGGGCGGTCGGCTGCGCCTTCCAGCCCATCTTGTGCTCCGCCGCGCCGAAGGAAAGGCCGGCGCTACCGTCCTCGACCACCAGCGTCGAGATGCCCTTGGGGCCGTCCTCGCCGGTCCGGCACATCACCACATAGACGTCGGAATAGCCGCCGCCGGAGATGAACGCCTTGCTGCCATTCAGCACATAGCCTTCGTTGGTGCGGGTCGCGCGGGTGCGCAGGGCCGCCGCGTCCGAGCCCGAGCCCGGCTCGGTCAGGCAGTAGGAGGCGATGCTTTCCATGCTCGCGAGCGGGGCGAGGAAGCGCTCGCGCAGTTCCTCGCTGCCGTAATTGGCGATCATGCCGGCGCACATGTTGTGGATCGAGATGAAGGCCGCGACGGAGGGGCAAGCCTCGGACAACGCCTCGAAGACCAGCGTCGCGTCCAGCCGGGTCAGGCCGGTGCCGCCGTACTCTTCCGGCACGTAGAGCGCGCCGAAGCCGAGTTCGCCCGCCTGGCGCAGCACGTCGCGGGGAATGGTGCCGGCCTTTTCCCAGGCGTAGGCATGTGGCGCGATGGCCTCCCGGCCGAAGTCGCGGGCCATGTCGAAGATGAGGGTCTGCTCCTCGGACAGCGCAAAATCCATGTACGGCGCCTCCTCGCCTGAAATATGCCCGGTCCCTGACGATGGCATGAGATGCGGGCCCGTGCACCGGGGGTGTCGGGCGGTCAGGTCTCGGGTGTTTCCAATACTATTGCCCGCTATGAGTGAAATTTCATGCTGAATTTGCTTCGATTTTGCCGGTGTGTGAAATATCCTTCTGCAATGACGCGATATGAAGGAGGAACGTGTTGTGCCGCGACAGCTTGATGACATCGACCGTCGCATCCTCAAGGCGCTGGTCGCAAACGGGCGTTTGTCCAACACTGAACTGGCGCGCGAGGTCGGCCTGTCGCCGAGCCCGTGCTGGCAGCGGGTGCGGCGGCTGGAGGAGGAGGGGGTGATCTCCGGCTACACGGCGGTGCTCGATCACGAGGCGCTCGGCGTCGGCGAG comes from Stappia sp. 28M-7 and encodes:
- a CDS encoding 3-methyl-2-oxobutanoate dehydrogenase (2-methylpropanoyl-transferring) subunit alpha; this translates as MTAPRPLSLHVPEPGCRPGDTPDFSDFEIPRAGAVRRPAIDEAPEDMRDMAFSVVRVLNKAGEAVGPWAGLLDAEALRTGLRHMLTLRQFDERMLKAQRQGKTSFYMQHLGEEAVSCAFHMALQDGDMHFPTYRQAGLLIASGYPMTDMMNQIYSNAADPLKGRQLPVMYSARDHGFFTISGNLGTQFIQAVGWAMASAISNDTKIAAGWIGDGSTSESDFHAAMVFASSYKAPVILNIVNNQWAISTFQGVARGGAVTFAARGHGFGIPSIRVDGNDYLAVHAVASWAAERARSGLGPTLIEHVTYRAGGHSTSDDPSAYRSKEEFSAWPLGEPIDRLKRHLITIGEWSEERHTQALAEITDEVRACQKKAEANGTLISGPKPSPRSMFDDVYAEMPPHLQRQRQEAGF
- a CDS encoding acyl-CoA dehydrogenase family protein; amino-acid sequence: MDFALSEEQTLIFDMARDFGREAIAPHAYAWEKAGTIPRDVLRQAGELGFGALYVPEEYGGTGLTRLDATLVFEALSEACPSVAAFISIHNMCAGMIANYGSEELRERFLAPLASMESIASYCLTEPGSGSDAAALRTRATRTNEGYVLNGSKAFISGGGYSDVYVVMCRTGEDGPKGISTLVVEDGSAGLSFGAAEHKMGWKAQPTAQVQFDDCTVPAENLLGEEGKGFAYAMKGLDGGRLNIAACALGGAQGALTAATRYMGERKAFGKTIDQFQGLQFRLADMEIELQASRAFLRQAAWKLDQGASDATKHCAMAKRFVTDTAFRVANDALQMLGGYGYLEDYGIEKIVRDLRVHQILEGTNEIMRVIVARAMLAERDRS
- a CDS encoding alpha-ketoacid dehydrogenase subunit beta, yielding MARMTMIEAIRNAHDLAMDREKQVVVFGEDVGYFGGVFRCTAGLQKKYGSNRCFDAPISENGIVGAAVGMCAYGLKPVVEIQFADYMYPAYDQIVSEAARMRHRSAGQFTCPMVIRMPTGGGIFGGQTHSQSPEALFTHVAGLKVVVPSNPRDAKGLLLASIEDPDPVIFLEPKRLYNGPFDGHHDRPVVSWKNHELGDVSEDYFTVPLGKAKIRREGSALTVLAYGTMVYVAQAAAEEAGVDAEIIDLRTLLPLDLETIEASVRKTGRCVVIHEATKTSGFGAELCAAVQESCFYHLEAPIVRVTGWDTPYPHAQEWTYFPGPERIKRAFAQVLEG